Proteins encoded in a region of the Armatimonadota bacterium genome:
- a CDS encoding PEP-CTERM sorting domain-containing protein, whose product MSFASRSFTRRAVACSVAALTAAMAQASFFDIVNDWSDVNNPMGQWSLYKNPTQLFGVNQADWFGDGSNLRAWADDPYPQHLHVPFWAKIDAAHANTHGLDAPADSIMMHGNDPGRTGTNYTALFFTAPTAGTAVVAGDTWMSAKTLPRGMNWRLLLNGNLLTEGFTSFNDNYTSASPLSFAAGTGGAGALTMQVAAGDLIELQMLPNYNSPNDGTPWIAGLHMSVDLTPVPEPSAMLALAAGSMALLRRRRG is encoded by the coding sequence ATGAGTTTTGCGTCCCGATCTTTTACGAGACGGGCTGTCGCATGTTCCGTTGCAGCGCTAACGGCAGCAATGGCGCAGGCCAGCTTTTTCGATATTGTCAACGACTGGAGCGACGTCAACAACCCGATGGGCCAGTGGTCTCTGTACAAGAACCCCACTCAGCTTTTCGGGGTGAACCAGGCCGACTGGTTCGGTGACGGCTCAAACTTGAGAGCGTGGGCCGACGATCCCTATCCCCAGCATCTGCACGTGCCCTTCTGGGCCAAGATCGACGCCGCCCACGCGAACACGCACGGCTTGGATGCGCCCGCCGACAGCATCATGATGCACGGGAATGACCCGGGGCGGACCGGCACCAATTACACAGCGCTGTTCTTTACGGCGCCGACGGCGGGTACCGCGGTCGTGGCCGGGGACACTTGGATGTCCGCCAAAACGCTGCCGCGCGGCATGAACTGGCGGCTGTTGCTCAACGGGAACCTGTTGACAGAAGGGTTCACCTCGTTCAACGACAACTACACCTCGGCGAGTCCGCTCTCCTTTGCTGCCGGTACGGGCGGAGCTGGAGCCCTCACCATGCAGGTCGCCGCAGGCGACCTGATCGAGCTTCAGATGCTGCCGAACTACAATTCGCCGAACGACGGCACCCCTTGGATCGCCGGCCTGCATATGAGCGTCGATCTGACACCCGTTCCAGAGCCTTCGGCGATGCTCGCGCTAGCGGCCGGCTCGATGGCCCTCTTGCGGCGCAGGCGAGGCTGA
- a CDS encoding polyprenyl synthetase family protein — protein MSHSAFVQMAEGQIDPQLLAQIAKEVALVEEELEHQVESQVRLVREVGVHTLRAGGKRLRPALVGLVAGATGCGFDPDRTRKLGACMELIHMATLVHDDVIDHAATRRGVSTASAVYGNTASILSGDVLLSKAMAILAEDGDLQIIRNVSRAVVDLAEGEVRELESRGNFDLPEAEHFEILRQKTATFIQTCCEVGALAAGASGEVIEAAGRYGYHLGMAFQIADDLLDYRGFETVTGKPKATDFREGCATLPLIALRDKLTENESQIVKAKFGNGVTDDELRLICDWMRARGAFQDAEQAAMKHVEEAKAALSVLPESGRRELLDAVADLVASRKS, from the coding sequence GTGAGCCATTCCGCATTTGTCCAAATGGCCGAGGGCCAAATCGACCCGCAGCTCCTGGCGCAGATCGCCAAAGAGGTCGCGCTGGTCGAGGAGGAGCTGGAGCACCAGGTTGAGTCTCAGGTGCGCCTCGTGCGCGAGGTCGGCGTCCACACGCTCCGAGCCGGGGGCAAGCGGCTGCGGCCCGCGTTGGTTGGCTTGGTCGCTGGCGCGACGGGCTGTGGCTTTGATCCCGATCGGACGCGCAAGCTAGGCGCCTGCATGGAGCTGATCCACATGGCGACCCTCGTGCACGACGACGTGATCGACCACGCCGCTACGCGCCGGGGCGTGAGCACCGCTTCGGCGGTCTATGGCAACACGGCCAGCATCCTGAGCGGCGACGTGCTGCTCAGCAAGGCGATGGCGATCCTCGCGGAGGATGGCGACCTCCAGATCATCCGAAACGTCTCACGCGCGGTGGTCGATCTCGCCGAGGGCGAAGTTCGCGAGCTGGAGTCCAGGGGCAACTTTGACCTGCCCGAAGCCGAGCATTTCGAGATCCTGCGCCAGAAGACGGCGACCTTCATCCAGACCTGCTGTGAGGTCGGAGCGCTGGCAGCGGGGGCTTCGGGCGAAGTCATTGAGGCTGCGGGCCGCTATGGCTATCATCTGGGCATGGCGTTCCAGATCGCCGACGATCTGCTCGACTATCGCGGCTTTGAGACCGTGACCGGAAAGCCCAAAGCCACCGATTTTCGCGAGGGCTGCGCGACGCTGCCGCTCATCGCTCTGCGCGACAAGCTCACCGAAAACGAGAGCCAGATCGTTAAGGCAAAGTTTGGCAACGGAGTGACCGACGACGAACTCCGGCTCATCTGTGACTGGATGCGGGCTCGCGGCGCCTTCCAAGACGCCGAACAGGCCGCTATGAAGCACGTCGAAGAGGCGAAAGCAGCGCTGTCGGTCCTTC
- the ftsZ gene encoding cell division protein FtsZ: MRPDNLFDQQATIKVLGVGGAGCNAVNRMISEGVAGVGFVGLNTDAQALSVCRAESKIKLGETLTRGLGAGGDPGVGEKAAKESEKAIEHELEGCDMVFVTAGMGGGTGTGAAPIVAELARRMGILTVGVVTKPFLFEGPKRKRLAEEGAAKLAEHVDTLITVPNDRLLTVVDKKASMQQAFAIADDVLRQGVQGLSDIIVMPGIINVDFADVRSVMKDAGVALMGLGKGIGEQRARVAAQNAANSPLLETSIQGAKRLLVNITSGADFSIGEIHEAMEYILQFADAEEADIIMGHVLRDVKEGEVTITLLAAGMEPAVPFKQREAAVFLQPQATSGAGATERQAERAPEAQTILDNRASQRGVLQPGPIELDEIDLDIPTFLRKQKQGG; the protein is encoded by the coding sequence ATGAGACCAGACAACCTATTCGATCAGCAGGCGACCATCAAAGTGCTCGGCGTGGGCGGCGCGGGCTGCAACGCGGTTAACCGCATGATCAGCGAGGGCGTGGCAGGGGTCGGCTTCGTCGGTCTGAACACCGACGCCCAGGCGCTCTCTGTCTGCAGGGCGGAGTCTAAGATCAAGCTGGGCGAGACCCTGACGCGCGGCCTCGGCGCGGGGGGCGATCCGGGCGTGGGCGAAAAGGCCGCCAAAGAAAGCGAAAAGGCGATCGAGCACGAGCTCGAAGGCTGCGACATGGTGTTTGTCACTGCCGGCATGGGTGGCGGCACGGGGACAGGCGCGGCGCCGATCGTGGCGGAACTGGCGCGCCGCATGGGCATCCTGACCGTCGGCGTGGTCACCAAGCCGTTCCTTTTCGAGGGCCCGAAGCGCAAGCGCCTGGCCGAAGAGGGAGCGGCGAAGCTGGCCGAGCACGTGGACACGCTGATCACGGTCCCCAATGACCGGCTCCTAACGGTCGTGGACAAAAAGGCCAGCATGCAGCAGGCGTTCGCCATTGCCGACGACGTGCTTCGCCAGGGCGTCCAGGGTCTCTCGGACATCATCGTGATGCCGGGCATCATCAACGTGGACTTCGCCGACGTGCGCAGCGTGATGAAAGACGCCGGCGTCGCCCTGATGGGCCTGGGCAAGGGCATCGGCGAGCAGCGCGCGCGGGTGGCGGCGCAGAACGCGGCGAACTCCCCGCTTCTGGAAACCAGCATCCAGGGTGCGAAGAGGCTCCTGGTCAACATCACGTCCGGCGCAGACTTCAGCATCGGCGAGATCCACGAGGCGATGGAGTACATCCTTCAGTTTGCCGACGCGGAAGAGGCCGACATCATCATGGGCCACGTGCTTCGCGATGTGAAGGAGGGCGAGGTCACGATCACCCTGCTGGCGGCGGGCATGGAGCCGGCGGTCCCCTTCAAGCAGCGCGAGGCGGCGGTGTTCCTGCAACCGCAAGCTACATCCGGAGCCGGGGCCACGGAAAGGCAGGCCGAGCGTGCGCCCGAGGCGCAGACGATCCTCGATAACCGGGCCTCGCAGCGCGGCGTGCTCCAGCCGGGGCCGATCGAGCTGGACGAGATCGACCTGGACATCCCCACGTTCCTGAGGAAGCAGAAGCAGGGCGGCTGA
- a CDS encoding methyltransferase domain-containing protein — protein MSAALPLVRSKRTPWTPYASLTEVQAKALADLRARLESGSLRLEEAPCLTGALPAEAILVSDIDRYGVPIGVHLDPKSGLMWTSPRLSEASIEPFYRDLYRALYRGRPKADPKFYQTQIGRGRQVLGAVSGHVSTGRVFDIGCGAGGSLIAFREAGWECAGCDFGADYLEEGRKAGLELRQGNASSLSDLGPAQLAFALHVLEHTLDPVGQIAAWRDLLAEGGHLYLEVPGVLHAYADYGTFEKFVHLAHTYHFTLATLRGTVEPVGFEFVDGGEGVWALFKKSAPRPCNWRPGEAEKIVRYLKLNESSLGTLARKLKRPLSKLARRREKKGLGGS, from the coding sequence GTGAGCGCAGCCCTTCCCCTGGTGAGGTCGAAGAGGACCCCTTGGACCCCCTATGCCTCACTGACAGAGGTTCAAGCCAAAGCTCTGGCCGACCTAAGGGCGAGGCTTGAATCTGGCTCGCTCAGGCTGGAAGAAGCGCCCTGCCTGACCGGCGCCCTTCCCGCCGAGGCGATCCTGGTCTCAGACATCGACCGATACGGCGTGCCGATCGGGGTGCACCTGGACCCCAAAAGCGGTCTGATGTGGACGTCGCCGAGGCTCAGCGAGGCGAGCATCGAGCCATTCTATCGGGACCTCTATCGCGCGCTCTACCGGGGCCGGCCCAAGGCCGATCCCAAGTTCTATCAGACTCAGATCGGACGCGGAAGGCAGGTTCTGGGCGCCGTTTCCGGCCATGTTTCTACGGGCAGAGTTTTCGATATCGGGTGCGGTGCCGGAGGGTCGCTGATCGCCTTTCGCGAGGCGGGGTGGGAGTGCGCCGGGTGTGATTTCGGCGCGGACTACCTGGAGGAGGGCCGCAAGGCCGGACTCGAACTGAGGCAAGGGAACGCTTCGTCGCTGAGCGATCTGGGTCCGGCGCAACTCGCCTTCGCGCTGCACGTTTTGGAGCACACGCTCGACCCGGTGGGCCAGATTGCGGCTTGGCGGGACCTGTTGGCCGAGGGTGGGCACCTGTATCTGGAGGTGCCGGGGGTGCTGCACGCCTATGCGGATTACGGCACGTTTGAGAAGTTCGTGCACCTCGCGCACACCTACCATTTCACGCTTGCGACGCTGCGCGGGACGGTCGAGCCGGTGGGGTTTGAGTTTGTGGATGGGGGCGAGGGGGTTTGGGCGCTGTTCAAGAAGTCCGCGCCACGTCCTTGCAACTGGCGACCCGGCGAGGCCGAGAAGATTGTCCGGTACCTGAAGCTGAACGAAAGCTCGCTGGGGACTCTGGCAAGGAAGCTCAAGCGGCCGCTCAGCAAGTTGGCGAGGAGGAGGGAAAAGAAGGGGTTGGGGGGGTCATAG
- a CDS encoding M42 family metallopeptidase, which translates to MRKESLHFLKEIVNTPSPSGYEERAAEVYRAYTGPFADKVTTDVHGNVAAILNPDAKMKIMLAGHMDEIGFIVHYIDDQGYLYFKGIGGHDGTIPVGQRVWVHGKKRVPGVIGRKAIHLLDEEERRKKVELRDLWIDIGASTRAEAEKLVSLGDVATFQVEFQALLGDRATARGFDNKMGSFIVAEALRLLREDGGLDKGVGVYAVATVQEEIGLRGARTAAFGIGAQTGLAVDVNHAVDYPGLSKSRYGQLDVGKGPSVMRGPNANPVVFKTLIEAAKEDKIPYQVDVEPAGTGTDGNAMQINMSGMAVGILGVALRYMHTPVELLSLADVENCARLMAAYCRRVTPKTDFTPRML; encoded by the coding sequence ATGCGCAAGGAGTCGCTGCACTTTCTGAAGGAGATCGTCAACACGCCCAGCCCCTCGGGCTATGAGGAACGCGCCGCTGAGGTCTATCGTGCCTACACCGGCCCCTTCGCCGACAAGGTGACGACCGACGTCCACGGCAACGTCGCCGCGATTCTGAACCCCGACGCGAAGATGAAGATCATGCTCGCCGGGCACATGGATGAGATCGGCTTCATCGTCCACTACATCGACGATCAGGGCTACCTCTATTTCAAGGGCATTGGCGGGCACGACGGCACGATTCCCGTGGGCCAGCGTGTGTGGGTGCACGGCAAGAAGCGCGTGCCAGGCGTCATCGGGCGCAAGGCGATCCACCTGCTGGACGAGGAAGAGCGCCGCAAAAAGGTGGAGCTGCGCGACCTCTGGATCGATATCGGCGCAAGCACCCGTGCCGAAGCGGAGAAGCTCGTGTCGCTGGGCGATGTGGCGACGTTTCAAGTGGAGTTTCAGGCGCTCCTCGGCGACCGCGCCACGGCCCGCGGTTTCGACAACAAGATGGGAAGCTTCATCGTTGCTGAAGCGCTTCGGCTCTTGAGAGAAGACGGCGGCCTGGATAAGGGCGTGGGCGTCTATGCGGTCGCCACGGTGCAGGAGGAGATCGGCTTGCGTGGGGCGCGCACCGCCGCCTTTGGTATTGGGGCACAGACGGGACTTGCGGTGGACGTGAACCACGCGGTGGACTACCCTGGCCTCAGCAAGTCGCGCTACGGGCAGCTCGACGTGGGCAAGGGGCCCTCGGTCATGCGCGGCCCGAACGCCAACCCCGTCGTCTTCAAGACCCTGATCGAGGCCGCCAAGGAGGACAAGATTCCGTATCAGGTGGACGTCGAGCCTGCGGGCACGGGGACGGACGGCAACGCGATGCAAATCAACATGTCGGGCATGGCGGTGGGGATTCTGGGGGTGGCGCTTCGGTACATGCACACGCCGGTGGAGCTGCTGTCGCTGGCGGACGTCGAGAACTGCGCGAGGCTGATGGCGGCCTACTGCCGCAGGGTGACGCCGAAGACGGACTTCACGCCTCGAATGCTGTAG
- a CDS encoding class I SAM-dependent methyltransferase, whose protein sequence is MDLAQADKAPWRAQGEEKRETVRQMFAEIAPSYDRVNSIMSFSRHRAWREQAVALLNLKMGDRALDICCGTGDFLVPLRKAVAFESTPSPGSLRSPASPSRGEAGVLVEPSGLVVGADYCAPMLQRAAEKLNTKRLSLADACALPFASETFDAVTVGWGLRNLADMGKGLREVVRVLKPGGRFVSVDMAIPDNPLIRGVSKLVSQFGLPTLGRLFGSKDAYTYLPKSAETFATRQQLKESFEAAGLIDVRWKNRLFGNICIVWGRKP, encoded by the coding sequence ATGGATTTGGCACAGGCGGATAAGGCCCCCTGGCGCGCCCAGGGAGAGGAAAAGCGGGAGACGGTCCGGCAGATGTTTGCCGAGATCGCGCCCTCTTATGACCGCGTCAACTCCATCATGTCCTTCTCCCGACATCGCGCCTGGCGCGAACAGGCCGTGGCCCTCTTGAACCTGAAGATGGGCGATAGGGCGCTGGATATCTGCTGTGGAACGGGTGATTTCCTTGTTCCGCTGAGGAAGGCTGTCGCTTTCGAGTCGACCCCCTCACCCGGTTCGCTTCGCTCACCGGCCTCTCCCTCAAGGGGCGAGGCGGGAGTCTTGGTGGAGCCCAGTGGGCTCGTCGTCGGCGCCGACTATTGCGCGCCGATGCTTCAGCGCGCCGCAGAAAAGCTGAACACCAAGCGCCTTTCGCTCGCCGATGCCTGCGCTCTGCCGTTTGCCTCGGAGACCTTCGACGCCGTGACAGTGGGTTGGGGCCTTCGCAATCTCGCCGACATGGGCAAGGGCCTGCGTGAGGTGGTTCGCGTTTTGAAGCCTGGCGGAAGGTTTGTCTCGGTGGATATGGCGATCCCCGACAACCCCCTGATTCGCGGGGTATCAAAGCTGGTCAGTCAGTTCGGTCTGCCAACCCTCGGGCGGCTGTTCGGCAGCAAGGACGCCTACACCTATCTTCCCAAGTCCGCCGAGACCTTCGCCACGCGGCAGCAGCTCAAAGAGTCCTTCGAGGCGGCTGGGCTCATCGACGTGCGCTGGAAAAACCGGCTGTTCGGCAACATCTGCATCGTGTGGGGGAGAAAGCCGTGA
- a CDS encoding GNAT family N-acetyltransferase — MSNAPLSLEEGDNLEATYLAIGGASPDSRIELREGYSVCLGQLDHPIGNFAIVRRLTPLTASELAATAKGRTSFNVYVPSGPSSAQAARALRAAGFRPSYRLSAMRCAQSHRKSDCVLLVADTDLDRLRVAHFMVKQFFPKQDSAVRNHIAQATADCGLELCEILRYGTLIGATMIAREAGLFGIYNLCIEKGKRGRGLGSDALARLLDQAASERLDAVLQAEPALEPWYLNRGFSLTGGVEVFK, encoded by the coding sequence ATGAGCAATGCGCCCTTGAGCCTTGAGGAAGGAGATAACCTTGAGGCCACCTACTTGGCCATTGGCGGAGCCTCACCCGATTCACGGATCGAACTCCGGGAGGGCTATTCCGTATGTCTGGGACAGCTCGACCACCCGATCGGAAACTTCGCCATCGTCCGGCGGCTGACACCCCTAACGGCGAGCGAGCTCGCGGCCACGGCCAAAGGGCGAACGAGCTTCAACGTCTATGTGCCCTCCGGTCCCTCCTCGGCGCAGGCGGCTCGCGCCTTGCGCGCGGCTGGTTTCCGGCCCTCCTATCGCCTCTCGGCCATGCGGTGCGCGCAGAGCCACCGGAAGTCGGACTGCGTTCTGCTCGTGGCCGATACCGATCTGGACAGGCTCCGCGTCGCCCACTTTATGGTCAAGCAGTTCTTTCCCAAGCAGGATTCCGCCGTGAGGAACCACATCGCCCAGGCGACGGCGGACTGCGGCCTGGAGCTCTGCGAGATCCTGCGCTACGGCACCCTGATCGGCGCCACGATGATCGCAAGGGAGGCGGGACTCTTCGGCATCTACAACCTTTGTATTGAAAAGGGGAAGCGTGGCCGAGGTTTGGGAAGCGACGCTTTGGCTCGGCTCCTCGATCAAGCCGCGAGCGAAAGACTCGACGCCGTGCTGCAAGCCGAACCGGCGCTGGAGCCCTGGTACTTGAACCGGGGTTTCTCGCTCACCGGGGGCGTCGAGGTCTTTAAGTAA
- a CDS encoding prolyl oligopeptidase family serine peptidase — MRGLVKARNASRGVIGLLLALGCAIPTLAQSPDIRIPPPRINFGPWTPLSEEGPTHHYEVRFASATPSGLSANDTVVLDVFMPAVRSRPVPAVIILHYWGATDLRVETNLAHRLNAHGIAGVVVTLPYHLKRTPPGSRTGAMAISSEPDKLIQTMVQSVSDVRRTVDWVESRKEFEAGMLGISGTSLGALVAALSVGIEPRLRHAAFMLGGADLAHIIWHSSRVVRQRDEMRSGGLTEEKLRARLASIEPLAYLSESQLQSSFVISAKYDSVVPPEDAHKLIAALREPKTLWLDSGHYGGFLVEKQVQAAMADYFDRSFGGRPFSPPERVFAPVIRFGMEANTDTQLQVVLGLDFWRWNAKGDAFATAIFTPRGPQAFIGVAASKGLAIGVSVRSGKVSPGFFWSQVL, encoded by the coding sequence ATGAGAGGACTAGTCAAGGCAAGAAACGCAAGCAGAGGCGTCATCGGGCTGCTCCTGGCGCTGGGCTGCGCCATCCCCACTTTAGCCCAATCGCCGGACATTAGGATTCCCCCACCGAGGATCAACTTCGGCCCATGGACGCCCCTCTCGGAGGAGGGTCCAACCCATCACTACGAGGTGCGCTTTGCTTCCGCAACGCCAAGCGGCTTATCTGCGAACGACACCGTGGTTCTTGACGTGTTCATGCCCGCCGTCAGGTCAAGGCCGGTTCCTGCGGTAATCATCCTGCACTACTGGGGCGCGACCGACCTTCGAGTCGAAACCAACCTGGCGCACCGCCTGAACGCTCACGGTATTGCGGGCGTGGTGGTCACCCTTCCTTATCACCTCAAGCGCACGCCTCCTGGCAGCCGAACGGGCGCCATGGCGATCTCTTCCGAGCCCGACAAGCTTATCCAGACGATGGTTCAGAGCGTCTCCGACGTGCGCCGGACCGTAGACTGGGTGGAGAGCCGCAAGGAGTTTGAGGCGGGCATGCTCGGGATTTCCGGAACCAGTCTTGGAGCGCTTGTGGCGGCGCTCTCAGTCGGCATTGAGCCGCGCTTGAGACACGCGGCCTTCATGCTGGGCGGAGCCGATCTCGCCCACATCATCTGGCACTCTTCTCGGGTGGTGCGTCAGCGCGACGAAATGCGATCGGGAGGCTTAACGGAAGAGAAGCTCCGAGCACGTTTGGCTTCTATCGAGCCCTTGGCCTACCTGTCGGAATCGCAGCTACAATCCTCGTTCGTTATTTCGGCAAAATACGACTCCGTGGTGCCTCCCGAAGACGCCCACAAGCTGATCGCGGCCCTGCGCGAACCGAAGACACTCTGGCTGGATTCAGGGCACTATGGCGGGTTCTTGGTGGAGAAACAGGTCCAGGCGGCAATGGCGGATTACTTCGACCGATCCTTCGGCGGCCGGCCGTTTTCGCCACCCGAGCGGGTGTTCGCTCCCGTGATCCGGTTCGGTATGGAAGCCAACACGGACACCCAGCTCCAGGTGGTTCTGGGGCTCGATTTCTGGCGCTGGAACGCCAAAGGCGATGCCTTCGCCACGGCGATCTTCACGCCGCGCGGGCCCCAAGCCTTTATCGGCGTCGCAGCATCGAAGGGGTTGGCGATCGGCGTTTCGGTGCGGTCCGGCAAGGTCTCTCCGGGGTTCTTTTGGAGTCAGGTGCTATGA
- a CDS encoding NAD(P)/FAD-dependent oxidoreductase: MDSRGAFPTVVIVGAGFGGLWAARALRKARVQVVLIDRNNHHVFQPLLYQVATAALSPADIAQPIRSILRGQGNLEVLMAEVVGVNLGSNCVQLKRPGASGADPTQELPFDYLILAPGSRHSHFGHDEWEPNAPGLKTLDDATAMRSRILLAFEQAESEPDPAERAGWLTFVVVGGGPTGVELAGSLSEIAFRSLGREFSNVQPENAKVLLIEAGERLLPHFPPDLSAATQRSLERMGVEVRTGVKVEDVSEREVKTSQGVVPTRTVLWAAGNVASPLTRMLEAPVDRTGRVLVNPDCSAPGHPKVFVIGDAMCLNDEAGAPLPGVAQVAMQQGDYVAQTIASEVAGTSPAGKRKPFHYVDKGIMATIGRRQAVCVIGGRKFKGPIAWMLWLTIHIWYLIGFRNRLLVLLNWAWMYVTFQRPARLITGRRR; encoded by the coding sequence ATGGACTCGCGCGGGGCGTTCCCCACGGTCGTCATCGTCGGTGCAGGATTTGGCGGACTCTGGGCTGCCCGAGCCCTGAGGAAAGCTCGCGTCCAGGTGGTGCTCATCGACCGCAACAACCACCACGTGTTTCAGCCCCTGCTCTACCAGGTCGCCACCGCAGCGCTTTCGCCAGCCGACATTGCCCAGCCGATCCGCAGCATTCTGAGGGGACAGGGCAACCTGGAAGTGCTGATGGCCGAAGTGGTGGGGGTCAACTTGGGGTCGAACTGCGTGCAGCTCAAGCGGCCAGGTGCGAGCGGCGCGGACCCGACTCAGGAACTCCCGTTCGACTATCTCATCCTGGCGCCGGGGTCGCGCCACAGCCACTTTGGGCATGACGAGTGGGAGCCCAACGCGCCCGGACTCAAGACCCTCGACGACGCCACCGCGATGCGCTCGCGCATTCTCCTAGCCTTTGAGCAGGCCGAATCGGAGCCGGACCCCGCCGAGCGTGCCGGATGGCTGACCTTCGTCGTTGTTGGCGGCGGACCCACCGGCGTCGAACTGGCGGGGTCCCTTTCGGAAATCGCCTTCCGCTCGCTGGGGCGGGAGTTCTCAAACGTGCAGCCAGAAAACGCCAAGGTGCTCTTGATCGAGGCCGGCGAGCGGCTCTTGCCCCACTTTCCGCCCGATCTTTCGGCCGCAACCCAGCGGAGCTTGGAACGGATGGGGGTCGAGGTGCGCACGGGCGTAAAGGTCGAAGACGTCTCCGAGCGAGAAGTGAAGACCAGCCAGGGAGTGGTGCCGACCCGGACCGTCCTCTGGGCCGCGGGCAACGTGGCGTCACCCTTGACCAGGATGCTCGAAGCGCCGGTGGATCGCACCGGCAGGGTTCTGGTGAATCCGGATTGCTCGGCGCCGGGGCATCCCAAGGTCTTCGTCATCGGCGATGCCATGTGCCTTAACGATGAGGCGGGTGCGCCACTCCCAGGGGTCGCTCAAGTGGCGATGCAGCAGGGCGACTATGTGGCCCAAACCATCGCCTCGGAGGTCGCGGGCACCTCTCCGGCAGGCAAGAGGAAGCCGTTCCATTACGTGGACAAGGGGATCATGGCGACGATCGGGCGGCGGCAGGCCGTGTGTGTGATCGGCGGCAGAAAGTTCAAGGGCCCGATAGCCTGGATGCTGTGGCTGACCATTCACATCTGGTATTTGATCGGCTTTCGCAACAGGCTGCTCGTACTGCTCAACTGGGCTTGGATGTATGTGACCTTCCAGCGCCCCGCCAGGCTGATCACGGGCAGGCGGCGATAG
- a CDS encoding type II secretion system protein: MLPCCYNGTIRRPRTPNHSPGFTLVELLVVLAIVAVLSALLFPVFRSAKALGKRSVCLSDFRQVATGTMLYLTDYDDRFMPVNYRPSMEPDPLQDKTWVQVLMPYTQTLRLYKCPEDASGLPGSDAVFEEGSLVGDTYERYYRASLVVNVGYNYLYYSPVVWEGGQWQVLTRTIFQVADPSRSNVFIDSVHELDGAGIPRGGNYVVIPPCRYQKDANRVLDSFGVGSDRTVFTASKGWTPGEPDSPFRYGFAWPWHTERVSVARIGGGAAAIPIHQLSAGCDVQPEWSGFIKDQGSYSWDLN, encoded by the coding sequence ATGCTTCCTTGCTGTTATAATGGGACCATCAGGCGGCCACGAACCCCCAACCATAGTCCTGGATTCACGCTGGTCGAGCTTCTCGTCGTGCTCGCGATCGTGGCTGTGCTTTCGGCGCTCCTGTTCCCGGTTTTCCGCTCGGCCAAAGCGCTGGGCAAGCGTTCGGTGTGCCTTTCTGACTTTCGCCAGGTTGCGACCGGCACCATGCTTTATCTCACGGACTACGACGACCGCTTTATGCCGGTGAACTATCGGCCCTCGATGGAGCCCGACCCGCTTCAAGACAAAACCTGGGTGCAGGTGCTGATGCCCTACACACAAACGCTTCGGCTCTACAAGTGCCCTGAAGATGCAAGCGGTCTGCCGGGTTCTGACGCGGTTTTTGAGGAAGGATCGCTGGTGGGCGACACCTACGAGCGCTATTATCGAGCCTCCCTTGTGGTCAATGTTGGCTACAACTACCTCTACTATTCGCCTGTCGTTTGGGAAGGCGGGCAGTGGCAGGTATTGACGCGCACGATCTTCCAGGTGGCCGACCCCAGCCGCTCAAATGTCTTTATCGATTCGGTGCATGAACTGGACGGCGCCGGCATACCGCGAGGCGGCAACTACGTGGTGATCCCCCCTTGCCGCTACCAAAAGGACGCCAACAGGGTGCTCGATTCCTTCGGCGTCGGGTCCGACCGAACGGTTTTTACAGCGAGCAAGGGCTGGACGCCCGGGGAACCGGACTCGCCGTTTCGCTATGGTTTCGCCTGGCCCTGGCATACGGAGCGCGTGAGCGTGGCCCGCATCGGCGGCGGCGCGGCAGCGATCCCCATTCACCAGCTTTCGGCGGGCTGCGACGTCCAGCCCGAGTGGTCCGGCTTCATCAAGGACCAGGGCAGCTATAGCTGGGATTTGAACTGA